The proteins below are encoded in one region of uncultured Eubacteriales bacterium:
- the groS gene encoding Cpn10 chaperonin GroES, small subunit of GroESL (Evidence 2a : Function of homologous gene experimentally demonstrated in an other organism; PubMedId : 12475168, 2897629, 2901493, 8506346, 8538739, 8876186, 9285585, 9298646, 9600841; Product type f : factor) has translation MKLKPLADRVIIKLVEAEETTKSGLILTGSAKEKPEVAEVVAVGPGGMVDGKEVAMTVKVGDKVITSKYSGTEVKVDGEEYTIVRQNDILAVVE, from the coding sequence ATGAAGCTCAAGCCCTTAGCTGACCGCGTCATTATCAAGCTGGTAGAAGCAGAGGAGACCACCAAGAGCGGCCTTATTCTCACCGGCAGCGCCAAGGAGAAACCCGAGGTAGCCGAGGTCGTCGCCGTGGGTCCCGGCGGCATGGTGGACGGCAAGGAGGTCGCCATGACCGTCAAGGTGGGCGACAAGGTCATCACCAGCAAGTACTCCGGCACGGAAGTCAAAGTGGACGGGGAAGAATATACCATCGTCCGCCAGAACGATATCCTCGCGGTAGTCGAATAA
- the proA gene encoding gamma-glutamylphosphate reductase (Evidence 2a : Function of homologous gene experimentally demonstrated in an other organism; PubMedId : 1282191, 6089111, 6255065, 6337636; Product type e : enzyme): MTALETQGSAARQAARILSTAGTLKKNTALEAIARALESHAADILTANAEDLAAARERGMRESLLDRLALNEGRISAMAEGVRQVAALPDPIGETIETTTRPNGLIIGKRRVPLGVIGIIYEARPNVTVDAAVLCLKSGNAVILRGGKEAFHSNSALTALMRAALEEAGLSADCVSLVQDTSRESAAELMNLTGYLDVLIPRGGAGLIQSVVKNARVPVIQTGVGVCHIYVHEGADLQMAADILYNAKTSRPSVCNAAECVLVDRAAAQNFLPMAWERLRGKDVQWRACAEALDILGSRAIPATEEDWDTEFGDYTLCAKVVSGYEEAVDFIAAHGTGHSEAIVTRDYFAAQLFLDDVDAAAVYVNASTRFTDGFEFGLGAEIGISTQKMHARGPMGLKELTSSKYVIYGTGQIR; this comes from the coding sequence ATGACCGCATTAGAGACCCAAGGCTCCGCCGCCAGGCAGGCAGCCCGTATCCTGAGTACGGCGGGCACACTCAAAAAGAACACCGCATTAGAGGCCATCGCCAGGGCTCTGGAGTCCCACGCGGCGGACATCCTGACCGCTAACGCGGAGGATTTGGCCGCCGCCCGGGAGCGCGGCATGCGGGAATCCCTCCTGGACCGGCTGGCCCTGAACGAGGGGCGCATCTCCGCCATGGCCGAGGGGGTGCGCCAGGTGGCCGCCCTGCCCGACCCTATCGGGGAAACCATCGAGACCACGACTCGCCCCAACGGCCTCATTATCGGCAAGCGCCGGGTGCCCCTGGGGGTCATCGGCATCATCTACGAGGCCCGGCCCAACGTGACGGTGGACGCCGCCGTCCTCTGCCTTAAGTCGGGCAACGCCGTCATCCTCCGAGGCGGGAAAGAGGCCTTCCACTCCAACTCCGCCCTGACCGCTCTCATGCGCGCCGCCCTGGAGGAAGCGGGCCTGAGCGCCGACTGCGTCTCCCTGGTGCAGGACACCAGCCGGGAGAGCGCGGCGGAGCTTATGAACCTGACGGGATATCTGGATGTGCTTATCCCCCGGGGAGGCGCGGGCCTCATCCAGTCGGTGGTGAAGAACGCCCGGGTCCCCGTCATTCAGACCGGGGTGGGTGTCTGCCACATCTACGTCCACGAGGGGGCCGACCTCCAGATGGCGGCCGATATCCTCTATAATGCCAAGACCTCCCGCCCCTCGGTGTGCAACGCCGCCGAGTGCGTGCTGGTGGACCGGGCGGCGGCTCAAAACTTCCTTCCCATGGCATGGGAGCGGCTGCGGGGTAAGGACGTCCAGTGGCGCGCCTGTGCCGAGGCCCTGGATATTCTGGGCAGCCGTGCCATCCCCGCGACGGAGGAGGACTGGGACACCGAGTTTGGGGACTACACCCTGTGTGCCAAGGTGGTCTCAGGGTATGAGGAGGCGGTGGATTTTATCGCCGCCCACGGCACCGGTCACTCCGAGGCCATTGTCACCAGGGACTACTTTGCCGCCCAGCTGTTCCTGGACGATGTGGACGCGGCGGCAGTCTATGTGAATGCTTCCACCCGCTTTACCGATGGGTTCGAGTTTGGCCTGGGGGCCGAGATTGGAATCTCCACCCAGAAGATGCACGCCCGAGGCCCTATGGGCCTCAAGGAGCTCACCTCGTCCAAATACGTGATCTACGGCACCGGCCAAATCCGGTAA
- a CDS encoding putative enzyme (Evidence 3 : Function proposed based on presence of conserved amino acid motif, structural feature or limited homology; Product type pe : putative enzyme): MGRKRAAAFELPSPLRPYESTQEGRGRMKHFFIINPAAGKKGSTDALVARIEELFGARGLEYEIAFTAARGDAERITRQAAERGEDLRVYACGGDGTLNEVVNGAAGHDFMAVTNYPKGTGNDFLKIFGKDYRARFSDLEALSEGPQAAFDLMDCNGKLGIGSVCAGVDARIAADVHKYKRLPLVTGIGAYILSLLVNVLFKGIARPAVVEVEGARTAGDLSILCVMNGRYYGGGFMPVGDSEPDDGVLDMLVIPRVGLLTFFHLVGAYSKGRYREFPELIKAYHGSEIALSADEDLVAVVDGEVMWDHRFTIKLSERKVNFFYPGDLSYRARD, translated from the coding sequence ATGGGGCGAAAGCGGGCCGCCGCCTTTGAGCTCCCTTCCCCTTTGCGTCCCTATGAATCTACTCAGGAAGGCCGTGGCCGTATGAAACACTTCTTTATTATTAACCCCGCCGCGGGGAAAAAAGGCAGCACCGACGCGCTGGTAGCGCGGATTGAGGAGCTCTTCGGGGCCCGGGGGCTGGAGTACGAAATCGCCTTCACCGCAGCCCGGGGAGACGCGGAGCGCATCACACGGCAGGCCGCGGAGCGGGGTGAGGACCTGCGGGTCTACGCCTGCGGGGGCGACGGCACCCTGAACGAGGTGGTGAACGGCGCGGCGGGGCATGACTTTATGGCCGTCACCAACTATCCCAAGGGGACGGGCAATGACTTTCTGAAGATCTTCGGCAAAGACTACCGGGCGCGGTTCTCCGACCTGGAGGCTCTATCTGAGGGACCTCAAGCCGCCTTTGACCTGATGGACTGCAACGGTAAGCTGGGGATAGGCTCGGTCTGCGCGGGGGTGGATGCCCGCATTGCCGCCGATGTACATAAATATAAGCGCCTCCCGCTGGTGACCGGCATCGGGGCCTACATCCTCTCCCTGCTGGTGAACGTCCTTTTTAAGGGCATCGCCAGACCGGCGGTGGTGGAGGTGGAGGGCGCGAGGACCGCGGGGGACTTGAGCATCCTATGTGTGATGAACGGCCGGTACTACGGCGGCGGTTTTATGCCCGTGGGCGACTCTGAGCCGGACGATGGGGTGCTGGATATGCTGGTAATTCCCCGGGTGGGTCTGCTCACCTTCTTTCATCTGGTAGGGGCTTACTCGAAGGGCCGCTACCGGGAGTTTCCCGAGCTCATCAAGGCCTACCACGGCAGCGAGATCGCCCTCTCAGCCGACGAGGATCTGGTGGCGGTGGTGGACGGGGAGGTCATGTGGGACCACCGGTTCACCATTAAGCTGTCGGAGCGCAAGGTTAACTTCTTCTACCCCGGCGACCTCTCCTACCGGGCGAGGGATTAG
- the thrS gene encoding Threonine--tRNA ligase, which yields MSDENFQYSFENPEYRKTYWHTCSHIMAQAVKRLWPEVKLAIGPSIEEGFYYDMDSPFAFTPEHLEQIEGEMRKICKEKLPLERFELPRAEALKFMEEKNEPYKVELINDLPEDARISFYKQGEFTDLCAGPHLDSTGRVKGNGIKLTACNAAYWRGDSNRQTLQRIYGIAFPKKEELDEYLARIEEAKKRDHRKLGKELGLFTIMDEGPGFPFFLPKGMVLRNTLLEYWREVHKKYGYVEISTPIILNQELWHRSGHWDHYKDNMYTTVIDGEDFAVKPMNCPGGMLVYKTEPRSYRDLPLRMAELGLVHRHELSGALHGLFRVRCFTQDDAHIFMTWDQMESEIQNVVRLFDEVYSVFGLSYEIELSTMPEDHIGEQKDWDFATETLKTAITHMGKSYTINEGDGAFYGPKLDFHLADSLGRTWQCGTIQLDMQMPERFDLEYVGADGEKHRPVMIHRVVLGSIERFIGVITEHFAGAFPAWLNPEQVRVLPITDRAADFAAGVVKKLEGKGFRVTADYRNEKIGKKIRDAQLEKVPYMLVLGDKEVESASVSVRHRSGEDLGSVSLEEFTDILRDEVDQKLRK from the coding sequence ATGAGCGACGAAAACTTCCAGTATTCCTTTGAAAATCCCGAGTACCGTAAGACCTATTGGCATACCTGCTCCCACATCATGGCCCAGGCGGTGAAACGCCTCTGGCCCGAGGTGAAACTGGCCATCGGCCCCTCCATTGAGGAAGGCTTCTACTATGACATGGACTCCCCCTTTGCCTTTACCCCCGAGCACCTGGAGCAGATCGAGGGCGAGATGCGCAAGATATGCAAGGAGAAGCTGCCACTTGAGCGGTTCGAGCTGCCCCGTGCGGAGGCCCTCAAGTTCATGGAGGAGAAGAACGAGCCCTATAAGGTGGAGCTTATAAATGATCTGCCCGAGGACGCCCGTATATCTTTCTACAAGCAGGGTGAGTTCACAGATCTGTGCGCCGGTCCTCATTTGGACTCCACCGGCAGAGTGAAGGGCAATGGCATTAAGCTGACCGCCTGCAACGCCGCCTACTGGCGGGGTGACTCCAATCGCCAAACCCTCCAGCGAATCTACGGCATTGCCTTCCCTAAAAAGGAGGAGCTGGACGAGTACCTTGCCCGTATCGAGGAGGCCAAAAAACGCGACCACCGGAAACTGGGCAAGGAGCTGGGCCTCTTCACCATTATGGACGAAGGCCCTGGGTTTCCCTTCTTCCTCCCGAAGGGTATGGTTCTGCGCAACACTCTGCTTGAGTATTGGCGTGAGGTCCATAAGAAGTACGGCTACGTGGAGATTTCCACCCCCATTATCCTCAACCAGGAGCTGTGGCACCGCTCGGGCCATTGGGACCACTATAAGGACAACATGTACACCACCGTAATCGACGGAGAGGATTTCGCCGTCAAACCCATGAACTGCCCCGGCGGCATGCTGGTTTACAAGACAGAGCCCCGCTCCTACCGGGACTTACCCCTCCGTATGGCGGAGCTGGGCCTGGTCCACCGGCACGAGCTGTCAGGCGCGCTGCACGGCCTGTTCCGGGTGCGCTGCTTTACCCAGGACGACGCACACATCTTTATGACCTGGGACCAGATGGAGAGCGAGATTCAGAACGTGGTGCGGCTCTTCGACGAGGTGTACTCGGTCTTCGGGCTCAGCTACGAGATCGAGCTGTCCACCATGCCGGAGGATCACATCGGCGAGCAGAAGGACTGGGATTTCGCCACCGAGACCTTGAAGACCGCCATCACCCACATGGGCAAGAGCTACACCATCAATGAGGGCGACGGAGCGTTCTACGGGCCCAAGCTTGATTTCCACCTGGCCGACTCCCTGGGCCGCACCTGGCAGTGCGGCACCATTCAGCTGGATATGCAGATGCCCGAGCGGTTCGACCTGGAGTATGTGGGAGCCGACGGCGAGAAACACCGCCCGGTCATGATCCACCGGGTTGTACTGGGCAGCATCGAGCGGTTTATCGGCGTCATCACCGAGCACTTCGCAGGAGCCTTCCCCGCCTGGCTCAACCCTGAGCAGGTGCGCGTGCTCCCCATCACCGACCGGGCCGCCGATTTTGCCGCGGGCGTGGTGAAAAAGCTGGAGGGCAAAGGATTTCGCGTCACCGCCGACTACCGCAACGAAAAGATCGGCAAGAAAATCCGCGACGCCCAGCTTGAGAAGGTCCCCTATATGCTTGTTCTGGGTGACAAGGAGGTGGAGTCCGCGTCGGTTTCGGTCCGCCACCGCTCCGGCGAAGACCTGGGCTCGGTCAGCCTAGAGGAATTTACCGACATCCTTCGGGACGAGGTTGACCAAAAGCTGCGCAAATAA
- the nadE gene encoding Glutamine-dependent NAD(+) synthetase produces MRDGLIKVAAGTPGVKVADCRHNAEACFTLMREAYNQGVRVLALPELCLTGYTCGDLFLQDVLLNAAEEALDTVLEATKNLDMLTVLGLPVKYKNKLYNCAAVIQKGMLLGVVPKTHIPNYGEFYEGRWFSPAPTFEGCGSVKLAGRTTFLSSRFLFECENLPDLVVGVEICEDLWAVVPPSCALAEGGATLMLNLSASDETVGKDAYRRSLVAGQSARLVCGYVYADAGEGESSTDMVFAGHNLIAENGALLVERRFAAGLTVSEVDVQKLARERRRMNTFPAGRCTDGDFVRASFALESATTTLTRHISPTPFIPEDPTERKARCDEILLIAALGLKQRLEHTHAKCAVVGLSGGLDSTLAILITAVAMKLLDRPAGDILAVTMPCFGTTDRTRDNAVELSRRLGATLRRIDITNSVKSHFKDIGQPLDRHDVTFENGQARERTQVLMDLANQTDGLVVGTGDLSELALGWCTYNGDHMSMYAVNASIPKTLVRHLVSSVAGDKGDEDPRLADVLVDILDTPVSPELLPAVNGDISQRTEDLVGPYELHDFFLYYFLRWGMSPRKILRLAEHAFGRKYDRATILRWLRVFCRRFFTQQFKRSCMPDGPKVGSVTLSPRGDWRMPSDASVRLWLEELEGLE; encoded by the coding sequence ATGCGGGACGGATTGATCAAGGTGGCCGCCGGGACGCCGGGCGTCAAGGTGGCTGACTGCCGCCACAACGCGGAGGCTTGCTTTACGCTGATGCGGGAGGCCTATAACCAGGGCGTCCGGGTGCTGGCCCTGCCTGAGCTATGCCTCACGGGGTACACCTGTGGTGATCTCTTTTTGCAGGATGTCCTTTTAAATGCCGCGGAGGAAGCCCTGGACACCGTGCTGGAGGCTACCAAGAACCTGGACATGCTCACCGTCCTCGGTTTGCCGGTGAAATATAAAAACAAACTGTATAATTGCGCGGCGGTTATACAAAAAGGTATGCTTTTGGGTGTGGTACCCAAGACCCACATCCCAAACTACGGGGAGTTTTATGAGGGCCGCTGGTTCTCTCCCGCGCCCACCTTTGAGGGCTGCGGCAGTGTAAAGCTGGCGGGGCGGACCACATTCTTATCCAGTCGGTTCCTCTTTGAATGCGAGAATCTGCCCGACCTTGTGGTGGGCGTGGAGATCTGCGAGGACCTCTGGGCCGTGGTGCCCCCCTCCTGCGCCCTTGCTGAGGGCGGAGCTACTCTGATGCTTAATCTTTCCGCCAGCGACGAGACGGTGGGCAAGGATGCCTACCGCCGCAGCCTTGTGGCCGGGCAGTCGGCACGGTTGGTCTGCGGCTACGTGTACGCCGATGCGGGGGAGGGGGAGTCCTCCACCGACATGGTCTTTGCCGGGCATAATCTGATCGCCGAGAACGGCGCGCTGCTGGTCGAGCGGCGTTTTGCCGCCGGACTGACCGTCAGCGAGGTCGACGTGCAAAAGCTGGCCCGGGAGCGCCGACGGATGAACACCTTCCCTGCCGGACGGTGTACCGACGGTGACTTTGTGCGGGCCTCCTTTGCGCTGGAGAGCGCCACCACTACCCTGACCCGGCATATCTCGCCCACGCCCTTTATCCCCGAGGACCCGACGGAGCGCAAGGCCCGCTGCGACGAGATATTGCTCATCGCCGCCCTGGGGCTCAAGCAGCGGCTGGAGCACACCCACGCGAAATGCGCGGTGGTGGGCCTCTCCGGCGGGCTGGACAGTACCTTGGCCATCTTGATCACCGCCGTCGCCATGAAACTTTTGGACCGGCCCGCCGGCGATATCCTGGCCGTCACTATGCCCTGTTTCGGCACCACCGACCGCACCCGGGACAACGCCGTGGAGCTTTCACGGCGGCTAGGGGCTACCCTCCGGCGCATTGACATCACCAATTCGGTCAAGTCCCACTTCAAGGACATCGGCCAGCCCCTGGACCGCCACGATGTGACCTTTGAAAACGGGCAGGCCCGGGAGCGGACCCAGGTGCTCATGGACCTGGCAAACCAGACCGACGGCCTGGTGGTGGGCACGGGGGATCTGAGCGAGCTTGCGTTGGGCTGGTGCACCTACAACGGCGACCATATGAGCATGTACGCCGTCAATGCCTCTATTCCCAAGACCCTGGTGCGCCATCTGGTCTCCTCGGTGGCGGGGGACAAGGGGGACGAGGACCCCCGCCTTGCAGACGTGCTGGTGGACATTCTGGATACACCCGTCTCCCCGGAACTGCTGCCCGCCGTGAACGGAGATATCTCCCAGAGGACCGAGGACCTGGTGGGGCCCTACGAGCTCCACGACTTTTTCCTCTATTATTTTCTCCGCTGGGGCATGTCCCCCAGAAAGATTCTGCGCCTGGCCGAGCATGCCTTCGGCAGGAAGTATGACCGGGCGACGATCCTCAGGTGGCTGCGGGTCTTCTGCCGCCGGTTCTTTACCCAGCAGTTCAAGCGCTCCTGTATGCCCGACGGGCCTAAGGTGGGCTCGGTCACACTCTCCCCCCGCGGCGACTGGCGCATGCCCAGCGACGCGTCCGTCCGCCTGTGGCTGGAGGAACTGGAGGGACTGGAGTAG
- a CDS encoding hypothetical protein (Evidence 5 : No homology to any previously reported sequences) — MQKRFQPVAFPLCAVVQGVVPVIAFVVDTISLEKAVVKWEPFRAWLPIPCHVSYASLAGRQLLRLCKNRSSPFGISWIFAPLRCLRPSSAD; from the coding sequence GTGCAGAAACGCTTTCAGCCGGTGGCGTTTCCTCTCTGTGCGGTGGTACAGGGCGTTGTCCCCGTCATTGCCTTTGTTGTGGACACTATATCACTTGAAAAAGCTGTTGTCAAGTGGGAACCCTTTCGCGCGTGGCTGCCGATTCCCTGTCACGTTTCGTACGCCTCGCTGGCGGGGCGACAACTTCTACGACTGTGCAAAAATCGATCCAGCCCCTTCGGGATTTCCTGGATTTTCGCTCCGCTCCGGTGTTTGCGCCCCAGCTCGGCGGATTAG
- the ypsC gene encoding putative RNA methyltransferase YpsC (Evidence 3 : Function proposed based on presence of conserved amino acid motif, structural feature or limited homology), producing MTTLEFAIPTLFGLEGLCADELRRLGLPDVRAENGRVLCGGSISDIPRLNLNLRTGERVLLVLGSFTAIDFDALFEGTKALPWEDFIPKNGAFPVKGYSLNSALHSLPACQSIVKKAVAARLGGKHGLETLPEDGPLFQIQFSIMKDTATLMLDTSGPGLHKRGYRAVGVVAPLRETLAAAMVLLSRYRGKDPFCDPFCGSGTVAIEAALIAKNRAPGLDRSFSAQKWPWLPGQAWLDGAGEAMDKEYDGEYDIWGGDIDPQAVAIAKANAEKAGVEELVHFDVADATRFYRSSPKGRIVTNPPYGERIMERQEAEALYAAFGQAYESLNPGWELFLLSSHTEFERTFGRSADKKRKLYNGMIKCDLFQYGKRL from the coding sequence ATGACAACGCTGGAATTTGCCATCCCCACCCTGTTCGGGCTGGAGGGCCTCTGCGCCGACGAGCTGCGCCGCTTGGGTCTGCCCGACGTGCGGGCCGAAAACGGCCGAGTGCTATGCGGGGGGAGTATTTCCGATATTCCCCGCCTTAACTTGAATCTTCGCACCGGGGAACGGGTGCTGCTTGTGTTGGGTAGCTTTACCGCCATAGACTTTGACGCCCTCTTCGAGGGGACGAAGGCCCTCCCCTGGGAGGATTTCATTCCAAAGAACGGCGCGTTTCCCGTGAAGGGGTACAGCCTCAACTCCGCCCTCCACTCGCTCCCCGCGTGCCAGTCCATCGTCAAGAAGGCGGTGGCCGCCCGCTTGGGCGGGAAGCACGGCCTGGAAACCCTGCCGGAGGACGGCCCTCTCTTCCAAATCCAGTTCTCCATTATGAAGGACACCGCCACCCTCATGCTGGACACCTCGGGTCCGGGACTCCATAAGCGGGGATACCGTGCGGTGGGCGTGGTCGCTCCCCTCCGGGAGACTTTGGCCGCCGCTATGGTTTTACTATCCCGCTACCGGGGGAAAGACCCTTTTTGCGACCCCTTCTGTGGCTCGGGCACCGTCGCCATCGAGGCCGCGCTGATTGCCAAAAACCGGGCCCCGGGTCTGGACCGCTCCTTCTCAGCCCAGAAGTGGCCCTGGCTGCCCGGCCAAGCCTGGTTGGACGGGGCTGGAGAGGCCATGGACAAGGAGTACGATGGGGAATACGACATCTGGGGTGGGGATATCGACCCTCAGGCTGTCGCCATCGCCAAGGCGAACGCCGAAAAGGCGGGGGTGGAGGAGCTGGTGCATTTCGACGTGGCCGATGCCACCCGTTTCTACCGGAGCTCTCCCAAGGGGCGCATCGTCACTAACCCCCCCTACGGGGAGCGCATTATGGAAAGGCAAGAGGCCGAAGCGCTCTACGCCGCCTTCGGGCAAGCCTACGAGTCCCTGAACCCCGGTTGGGAGCTCTTCCTTCTCTCCTCTCACACCGAGTTCGAGCGAACCTTCGGGCGGAGTGCCGACAAAAAACGCAAGCTCTATAACGGGATGATCAAGTGTGATCTGTTCCAGTACGGAAAGCGGTTATGA
- the proB gene encoding Glutamate 5-kinase: protein MNRDKNFLRIVIKVGTSSLTHDTGRLNLHNMERLARTLADLEGMGHEIVLVSSGAISVGTVKMGLKARPTELRMKQAAAAVGQCTIMHIYDKLFSEYNRVVAQILLTGEDVDAPVRAGHLRNTFESLLEQGVIPVVNENDSVSSAEIETGKCKVLGDNDTLSAIVARLVKADLLVLFSDIDGLYDSDPHTNPGAKLIHTVTAVTPELRAMAGGAGTWRGTGGMTTKLNAAEVAMEAGVDMVITNGTRMEDLYGIVGGENIGTRFIGTK, encoded by the coding sequence TTGAATAGAGATAAAAATTTCCTACGCATCGTCATTAAGGTAGGCACCTCCTCCCTAACCCACGATACCGGGCGACTCAACCTGCATAACATGGAGCGGCTGGCCCGCACCCTGGCCGACCTGGAGGGCATGGGCCATGAGATCGTGCTGGTCTCCTCCGGCGCCATCAGCGTGGGAACCGTCAAGATGGGTCTGAAAGCGCGGCCCACCGAGCTGCGAATGAAGCAGGCCGCTGCCGCAGTGGGCCAGTGCACCATTATGCATATCTACGACAAGCTCTTCAGCGAGTATAACCGGGTGGTGGCTCAGATCCTCCTGACCGGGGAGGACGTGGACGCCCCCGTCCGAGCCGGGCATCTGCGCAACACGTTCGAATCCCTGCTAGAGCAGGGGGTCATCCCCGTGGTAAACGAGAACGACTCGGTCTCCTCCGCGGAGATTGAGACCGGCAAGTGCAAGGTCTTGGGCGATAACGACACGCTCTCCGCCATCGTGGCCCGGCTGGTAAAGGCCGACCTGCTGGTACTCTTCTCCGATATCGACGGGCTCTACGACTCTGATCCCCACACGAACCCCGGCGCGAAACTTATCCACACCGTCACCGCCGTCACCCCGGAGCTGCGGGCCATGGCCGGCGGCGCGGGCACCTGGCGGGGCACCGGCGGCATGACCACTAAGCTCAACGCCGCCGAGGTAGCGATGGAGGCCGGAGTGGACATGGTCATCACCAACGGCACCCGGATGGAGGACCTGTACGGCATCGTGGGCGGCGAGAACATCGGCACTCGCTTTATCGGAACAAAGTAG
- a CDS encoding conserved hypothetical protein (Evidence 4 : Homologs of previously reported genes of unknown function), whose protein sequence is MEKAIAMTACGGLLVYDLGPLPPAGEGCVLELSLTLEQVRPETRTAVALTLTELDGRDMEYPRGMRTLLVPAHHDEGPRDVTVQNIRFLLPCELSVGGPEGRRFRVRYERQCIDCPAVCELTQV, encoded by the coding sequence ATGGAAAAGGCCATTGCGATGACTGCCTGCGGCGGCCTGCTGGTCTATGACCTGGGGCCCCTCCCCCCTGCCGGCGAGGGCTGCGTGCTGGAGCTATCGTTGACACTGGAGCAGGTACGGCCTGAAACCCGCACCGCCGTGGCCCTCACCCTCACCGAGCTGGATGGAAGGGACATGGAATACCCCCGCGGAATGCGTACCCTGCTGGTCCCCGCCCACCACGACGAGGGCCCCAGGGACGTGACCGTGCAGAATATCCGTTTCCTCCTTCCCTGCGAGTTGAGCGTGGGCGGCCCGGAGGGCCGCCGTTTCCGGGTACGATATGAACGCCAGTGTATCGACTGCCCCGCCGTCTGTGAGCTGACCCAGGTGTAA